Genomic window (Asticcacaulis excentricus CB 48):
GTCGCGTATCACGGCCAATCTGCGCGCTCGCGATCAGGAACTGGCGCAGTTGCAGCAACAGTCAGCCGAAAACGCGCAAATCGTCCGCATGGGGCTGTTGAGTGCCGGCGCGGCGCACGAACTGGGCACACCGCTGACGACCCTGTCGGTGATCCTGAAGGACTGGCATGACTTGTCTGTACCGCGCAAACGCGCCGAGCAACTGGCGGACATCCAGACAATGCAGACCCAGCTTGAGCGCTGCAAATCCATTATTACGGGCATCTTGTCAGCGTCCGGCTCCGCCAGAGGGGAGGGCGCGGTGGCCACCTCGCTCCGGGCCTTCCTCGAACAGGCTCTCGACGGGTGGCAGGCGCAAAACCCGGACGTCACCCTGAACACCCGTCTTGAGGTCCCTGACGTCTCTGTCGCCGCCGACCGGGTCATGTCGCAGACCCTGACGCACCTTCTGGACAATGCGGTTGAGGCCGCTGGCCGGGACAAGACCGTAGCCTTCATGGCCAAAGTTGAGGCCGACACGCTGATCATGGCGGTCGAGGATGAAGGGCCGGGCTTCTCCGCCGACATCCTATCGCGTATCGGTGAACCCTATCTCTCTACCAAGGATCAGGCCGGACAGGGCGGTCGGGGGCTTGGACTGTTCCTTGGCCACAACACCCTTCGCTCTCTGGGCGGCCAACTCCTTGTTTCAAATCGCCAGAGCGCTGACGGGAAGGGGCAGGGTGCGCGTGTCGAGCTCCGTCTCCCTCTGGCCTCCATCCGGCTGCCCGATGAGGGGGCGCTGTGACCAATCTCATCACCTTGATTGTCGATGACGACAAGGATCTGGCCGCGTCTTTGGCCCGATCCTTGGCCAGACGCGGCTTTAAGACTCACGTCGCCCACACGGCGGAGGAAGGGGTGACGCTGGCTGAGAACCTGAAACCCGCCTTCGCGCTGGTTGATCTCAAAATGCCGGGGGCGTCCGGCCTGGAATGCGTCAAAGGCTTGCATGCGCTCGATCCGGAGATGCGTATTGTTGTCCTGACCGGCTATGCCAGCATCAATACCGCGGTACAGGCCATAAAGCTGGGAGCCACCCATTATCTGGCCAAACCCGCCAATGCCGATGAGATCATTGCGGCGTTCGAACACGATGAACCCAGTACGGACGTGGCGCTGACCCCACGCCCGACCTCAATCAAAAACCTCGAATGGGAACGCATCCACGAGATGCTGGTGGAAACGGATTACAACATCTCGGCAACCGCCCGTCGCCTTGGGATGCACAGGCGCACCCTGACGCGCAAACTGGCGAAACAGCCCATAAAGTAACCATAGGTGTAGGACATTTTGTCCAACTGTCTGGGGTCAGGAACTCCGTTAAACGCCCTCTCAACTGTGCGCGACGGCTGGTCGCGTCGAGATTGGGGACTATGGGCATGTTCATCACCAAAAGAAACGCACTTCTGGCCACGCTTCTGGCGGGCGCATCCGCGCTGCCCTTATGGGCCTACGCTGCCGAGACGGCCGAGGTGCCGGCTGAAGACAAGGTCGAGAACATCATTGTTGTGGGGCAAAAGAATACGCCCATTACCGTGAAACCCAGAGGCCTGTCTGTCTCTTTGGGGCGCGAAGAATTTGAAAAGGTCAACGCGCTCAACGTCGAAGACCTGATGAAGTACACGCCCAATTTCTTCGTTCGCAAGCGCTTTGCCGGTGACGACAATGCAGTGGTGGCGATGCGTGGCGCCAATACGGTGCAGAGCGCGCGCACCATTGTGCTGGTGGATGGTTTCCTCGTTTCCAACTTCCTCGGCAACCGGTTTGACTTCCCGCCGAAATGGAACGTGGTCGGGCCTTCGGAAATCCGTCAGTTCGATATCGTCTATGGGCCCTATTCGGCGCGCTATAATGGTAATTCGATGGGCGGCGTGGTCTCGATCACGACCGATGAGCCCAAGGCCAGTGGCGGTTACGCCACCGTCCAGAAGATGATCATGCCGTTCAAGGAGTACGGTTTTGATGAGACGTTTGAGGGGTATAGCTTCGAAGGCGGCCTGACCTGGAAGCCGGAAGGTAGCCGTCTGGGCCTTCGCGCCTCCTATCGTCACTTCGAGAATGTAGGTCAGTCGATGACCTATAACCTGCTCTCGCGCGTTGCCACGCAACCGACTTCGGCCTCGGTACAGGCGACCTATACCGATGTGACCGGGGCCTATGTCGATCCGCGCCTCGCCACGCCGGTGTTCGGGGCGCAATCTCCTGTTGATGTGGTGCAGGATCAGGCGC
Coding sequences:
- a CDS encoding ATP-binding protein, whose amino-acid sequence is MPHLSQDIEQETLRKNLLQLIHLRGMAFYGQLATILTVYYGFNLVIRIGEMLWVTAALVAFNLWALYRYKSKARISDFELFAGLMVDVVAFTAQLYLSGGTSNPFILLYLLPVIIGAVLLKPLYAWSIAASTFVFYAGLSFFRQSYPAGHEHHGGTSAGFDMHVHGMMIAYAMAACLVVFFVSRITANLRARDQELAQLQQQSAENAQIVRMGLLSAGAAHELGTPLTTLSVILKDWHDLSVPRKRAEQLADIQTMQTQLERCKSIITGILSASGSARGEGAVATSLRAFLEQALDGWQAQNPDVTLNTRLEVPDVSVAADRVMSQTLTHLLDNAVEAAGRDKTVAFMAKVEADTLIMAVEDEGPGFSADILSRIGEPYLSTKDQAGQGGRGLGLFLGHNTLRSLGGQLLVSNRQSADGKGQGARVELRLPLASIRLPDEGAL
- a CDS encoding response regulator transcription factor; translated protein: MTNLITLIVDDDKDLAASLARSLARRGFKTHVAHTAEEGVTLAENLKPAFALVDLKMPGASGLECVKGLHALDPEMRIVVLTGYASINTAVQAIKLGATHYLAKPANADEIIAAFEHDEPSTDVALTPRPTSIKNLEWERIHEMLVETDYNISATARRLGMHRRTLTRKLAKQPIK